A region from the Rufibacter sp. DG15C genome encodes:
- a CDS encoding sigma-54 dependent transcriptional regulator gives MSKTNCRILIVDDQEDILTAGRIFLKQHFSLVRTEIHPERLPELLKKESFDVILLDMNYTAGATSSREGLDLLQRILEVDPQAIVVMMTAYGDIDLAVQALKLGASDFVVKPWHNEKLLATLTAACKLSQSTSEVAHLRSKQQHLNEAMNQVGVELIGNSPAMQKVYQTLEKVAATDANVLILGENGTGKEVAARLLHRLSKRAKEVFIAVDLGAVTETLFESELFGHVKGAFTDAKEDRIGRFEVASGGTLFLDEIGNVSLPLQAKLLTALQNRVVTPVGSNKPKAVNVRLISATNMPLYEMVKQGRFRQDLLYRINTVEIQLPPLRERKEDIQPLAERFLAVFAKKYQKPEVHLSKAVLHKLMDYSWPGNIRELEHTMERAMIMCETGSLQPSDIYLSEDSSEKEEVSLSKDQTLGNVEKTLVQQALLKNNGNITHASKELGITRTALYRRIEKHGL, from the coding sequence ATGAGTAAAACCAACTGCCGCATATTGATAGTGGATGACCAGGAAGACATCCTCACGGCCGGCCGCATCTTTCTTAAGCAGCACTTTTCGCTGGTGCGCACAGAAATCCACCCAGAGCGCTTACCAGAACTGTTGAAGAAAGAGTCCTTTGATGTCATCCTGCTAGACATGAACTATACGGCCGGTGCCACCTCTAGCCGCGAAGGCTTGGACCTGCTTCAACGAATTCTGGAAGTTGACCCACAGGCTATTGTGGTCATGATGACCGCCTACGGAGACATAGATTTGGCCGTACAGGCCTTAAAACTAGGCGCTTCAGATTTTGTGGTCAAGCCCTGGCACAATGAAAAACTGCTGGCCACCTTAACCGCCGCCTGCAAACTAAGCCAATCTACCTCTGAGGTAGCCCATCTGCGCAGCAAACAGCAGCACCTCAATGAGGCTATGAACCAAGTAGGCGTGGAGCTGATTGGTAACTCTCCGGCCATGCAGAAGGTCTACCAGACCCTGGAGAAAGTGGCCGCCACAGACGCCAACGTCTTGATCCTGGGCGAGAACGGTACCGGGAAAGAAGTGGCCGCGCGCCTGTTGCACCGCCTGTCCAAAAGAGCCAAAGAAGTATTTATTGCAGTGGATTTGGGCGCCGTCACCGAGACCCTGTTTGAAAGTGAGCTGTTTGGCCACGTCAAAGGCGCGTTCACAGATGCCAAGGAAGACCGCATTGGTAGGTTTGAAGTGGCCTCTGGGGGGACCTTGTTTCTAGACGAGATAGGCAACGTTTCCCTGCCCTTGCAGGCCAAACTGCTAACCGCCTTGCAGAACCGCGTGGTGACGCCAGTAGGTTCTAACAAACCCAAGGCGGTGAACGTGCGGCTAATCTCGGCCACCAACATGCCCCTGTATGAGATGGTGAAGCAGGGCCGGTTCAGGCAGGATTTGCTGTACCGCATCAATACCGTAGAGATTCAGCTGCCGCCGTTGCGGGAGCGCAAAGAGGACATTCAGCCCTTGGCCGAGCGTTTTTTGGCTGTTTTCGCCAAAAAGTACCAAAAACCAGAGGTGCATCTTTCCAAAGCGGTGCTGCACAAACTCATGGACTATAGCTGGCCCGGCAACATACGTGAATTGGAGCATACCATGGAACGCGCCATGATCATGTGCGAAACCGGTAGTTTGCAGCCATCAGACATCTACTTGTCAGAAGATTCTTCAGAAAAAGAGGAAGTGTCTCTTAGCAAAGACCAGACGCTGGGTAACGTAGAGAAAACGCTGGTGCAACAAGCCCTCCTTAAAAACAACGGTAACATCACGCACGCTTCCAAAGAACTGGGCATCACCCGTACGGCCCTGTACCGGAGAATAGAGAAGCATGGCCTTTAA
- a CDS encoding peptidase M61, giving the protein MVKSFLAALGLAVLVQLPTLADSPKKPTYNFSIDLTKVSNDKLPVTLLVDDLDEDEVLYRLPKMVPGTYAVYDFGKFISDFKAVDKKGRKLPVEKVDVNTWRIKNAKKLKKITYLADDTWDTPKKEDIVFEPAATDIEAGKVYLINTHGFFGYFEGMTKTPYQITVTKPQEFYGATPLRATSTTATSDTYLLENYNDLVDAPMLYSKPDTAMLKVGTADVLIATYAGGGGQRSKNLANNIRTILEAQKNYLGGTLPVDKYAFLIYIDNKQNRTGAYGALEHSYSSVYYFPEMPPNMLAEQVRSISAHEFFHIVTPLNIHSEEIGNFNFSQPKMSKHLWLYEGVTEYFAHHVQVNQKLIDEGAFMDEIRNKIIASKEEYNDSLAFTELSLGALDKYEKQYGNVYQKGALIGMALDIRLRELSGGKYGVRNLMKDLSQTYGKDKSFKDEELFDKITALTFPEIREFFRRHVEGAEPLPYAELFQKVGIQYKPSGVMKRISLGKPTLGYDQAASRIVVASVENLSSFGKALGWKAGDQILAINGEDLTLTNATELFSKHVANGKEGSMLTITVGRKDASGKVKPVDLKAKLVPSEELVSHWLAPAPEATPAQIALRNAWLYSNL; this is encoded by the coding sequence ATGGTTAAATCATTCTTAGCGGCCTTAGGCCTTGCCGTGCTGGTGCAGTTGCCCACGTTGGCAGATTCTCCCAAGAAACCGACGTACAACTTCTCCATTGACCTTACCAAAGTCTCCAATGACAAACTGCCCGTCACGTTGTTGGTAGATGACCTGGACGAGGACGAAGTGCTGTACCGCCTGCCTAAAATGGTGCCTGGCACCTATGCCGTCTATGACTTCGGGAAATTTATCTCAGACTTTAAGGCCGTAGACAAGAAAGGCAGAAAGCTGCCCGTAGAAAAGGTGGACGTGAACACCTGGCGCATCAAGAATGCCAAGAAGCTCAAAAAAATCACCTACCTGGCAGACGACACCTGGGATACGCCCAAGAAAGAAGACATTGTGTTTGAACCCGCCGCCACAGACATTGAGGCCGGCAAAGTGTACTTGATTAACACGCACGGGTTCTTCGGGTATTTTGAGGGCATGACCAAAACGCCGTACCAGATCACGGTGACTAAGCCGCAGGAATTCTACGGCGCCACTCCCTTGCGCGCCACTTCTACCACGGCCACCTCAGACACCTATTTACTGGAGAACTACAATGACCTAGTAGACGCACCCATGCTTTACAGCAAGCCAGACACCGCCATGCTCAAAGTAGGCACCGCCGATGTCTTGATTGCCACCTACGCAGGCGGCGGCGGACAGCGCTCTAAGAACCTGGCCAACAACATTAGAACCATTCTGGAGGCCCAAAAGAACTACCTGGGTGGTACGTTGCCCGTAGACAAGTATGCTTTCTTGATTTACATTGACAACAAGCAGAACCGCACGGGCGCCTACGGTGCTTTGGAGCATTCGTACTCGTCGGTGTACTATTTCCCGGAGATGCCGCCCAACATGCTGGCAGAGCAGGTACGTAGCATCTCGGCGCATGAGTTCTTCCATATTGTAACGCCCTTGAACATCCACTCAGAGGAGATTGGCAATTTCAACTTCTCGCAGCCTAAGATGTCCAAGCACCTATGGCTGTATGAAGGCGTAACCGAGTATTTTGCCCATCACGTGCAGGTCAATCAGAAATTGATAGATGAAGGCGCGTTCATGGACGAAATCAGAAACAAGATCATCGCGTCCAAAGAAGAGTACAACGACAGCCTTGCCTTCACGGAACTGAGCCTGGGCGCCCTAGACAAATATGAGAAGCAGTACGGCAACGTGTACCAGAAGGGCGCACTCATCGGCATGGCCCTGGACATTAGGTTGCGGGAGTTGTCGGGTGGTAAATACGGCGTGCGCAACCTCATGAAAGACCTGAGTCAGACCTACGGCAAAGACAAATCCTTCAAGGACGAGGAGCTGTTTGACAAGATCACGGCGCTTACCTTCCCTGAGATCAGAGAGTTTTTTAGACGGCATGTAGAAGGCGCAGAGCCGCTGCCTTACGCCGAGCTTTTCCAGAAAGTGGGCATCCAGTACAAGCCTTCGGGGGTTATGAAGCGAATCTCATTGGGCAAGCCAACGTTGGGCTATGACCAGGCCGCCAGTAGAATTGTTGTGGCCAGCGTGGAGAATCTATCTAGCTTTGGCAAGGCTTTGGGTTGGAAAGCCGGAGACCAAATTTTGGCCATCAATGGTGAAGATCTAACCCTGACCAACGCGACTGAGCTTTTCTCCAAACACGTAGCCAACGGCAAAGAAGGCAGCATGCTCACCATCACGGTAGGTAGAAAAGACGCCAGTGGCAAAGTGAAACCCGTAGACCTGAAAGCCAAGTTGGTGCCCTCAGAAGAATTGGTCTCCCACTGGTTAGCCCCGGCCCCAGAAGCCACGCCTGCGCAGATAGCCTTGCGCAACGCTTGGCTGTATTCTAACCTGTAA
- a CDS encoding PAS domain-containing sensor histidine kinase, with translation MAFNPFNVRVLLRVIGLAFTLFLAAYIGVQYAWYITMCCLLGVSVAMVIELIHYVKRTHQDMLKFLLAIKHSDYTLRFAVEGAPPQYRELHRMFNEITESFRQIKAEKEVHHQYLQGVVEHLRIGLITFDKTGQVQLMNKAAHRLLDLPFLQNLNAATKLYPNLTEVAFGEPTQEGKLIKLKQLTEEVLLTVQVSSLRLQDQEIRIMSFQNIRSEMEAQELDAWKKLISVLTHEIMNSVTPIISLTSSISDLVQSELTPIAQAGHLDEDTMEDLQLGLRTIEKRTRGMQHFVENYRRLTRVPPPRRAPLNIQALCDHVSRLVEAQMKSQKIQFLMQLPEEVLWLNADAEQLEQVLLNLLKNAMDSCSHVEDPRILLRAVKDPKAEHLVRVEVVDNGVGIAPEAQDNVFIPFYTTKPQGSGIGLSLSRQMVRQHGGNLHFTSKPHPHTTFFLTLPLLVEKGRE, from the coding sequence ATGGCCTTTAATCCATTCAACGTACGGGTGTTGCTGCGGGTCATTGGCTTGGCCTTTACCTTGTTTTTGGCGGCCTACATTGGGGTGCAGTACGCTTGGTACATTACCATGTGCTGCCTGCTGGGCGTGTCTGTGGCCATGGTCATTGAGTTGATCCACTACGTTAAGCGCACCCACCAGGACATGCTCAAGTTTCTTTTGGCCATCAAACACTCTGATTACACCTTGCGGTTTGCCGTGGAAGGTGCCCCGCCCCAGTACCGCGAGCTGCACCGCATGTTCAATGAGATCACAGAGTCCTTCAGGCAGATAAAAGCCGAGAAGGAAGTCCACCACCAGTACCTGCAAGGCGTGGTGGAGCACCTGCGCATTGGTCTGATCACCTTTGACAAAACGGGCCAGGTGCAGCTTATGAACAAAGCGGCCCACCGTCTGCTAGATTTGCCTTTTCTGCAGAACCTAAATGCAGCCACCAAACTCTATCCCAATCTCACTGAAGTAGCGTTTGGAGAACCCACTCAAGAAGGAAAACTCATCAAGCTCAAACAACTCACCGAAGAAGTCTTGCTCACCGTGCAAGTCTCCAGTTTGCGTTTGCAGGACCAGGAGATCCGGATCATGTCGTTCCAGAATATTCGGTCAGAGATGGAGGCCCAGGAACTGGACGCCTGGAAGAAATTGATTAGCGTGCTCACGCATGAGATCATGAACTCGGTGACGCCCATCATCTCGCTCACCTCGTCCATCAGTGATTTGGTGCAGTCAGAGTTGACGCCTATTGCACAGGCGGGCCATCTAGACGAGGACACCATGGAGGACCTGCAACTGGGGCTGCGCACCATTGAGAAACGGACCCGGGGCATGCAGCACTTCGTGGAGAATTACCGCCGTCTCACCCGCGTACCGCCGCCGCGCCGGGCGCCTTTGAACATCCAGGCCTTATGCGACCACGTGTCCCGCTTGGTAGAAGCCCAGATGAAATCCCAGAAGATTCAATTCTTGATGCAGTTACCAGAGGAAGTATTATGGCTGAACGCCGATGCGGAACAGTTGGAACAGGTGCTACTCAACCTTCTCAAGAACGCCATGGACTCCTGCAGCCACGTGGAAGACCCGCGCATCTTGCTTCGGGCCGTGAAAGACCCAAAGGCCGAGCATTTGGTGCGCGTGGAAGTCGTGGACAATGGCGTGGGCATTGCCCCTGAAGCGCAGGATAATGTCTTTATTCCGTTTTACACCACCAAGCCGCAAGGGTCTGGCATTGGCTTAAGTTTGTCCCGGCAGATGGTGCGCCAGCACGGGGGGAATTTGCATTTCACGTCGAAGCCGCATCCCCACACTACTTTCTTTTTGACGCTGCCGTTGTTGGTGGAAAAGGGGAGGGAGTAG
- a CDS encoding ABC transporter permease gives MLKNYFKIAWRNLLRNPAYSAINIVGLATGISACLLIFLFVQHELTYDREIPNSENIYRIVSNINFQGKNDHFGLSPMPLSEHMQREIPEVKQSARLGAIDKQTIWVGQQPFLEDHLVFADSTFFEVIPYTFLAGDPKTALDAPRSIVLSEELATKFFGSADNALGQLLTFTRYTFKVTGVVKSYKHSHLAVNAFLSQSTREEAIRLGKDPGGAAFAESRWLAISFYTYFTLHNPEAMPAFEQKLAQLVKNTVEPWIREQQLSATVRFEVQPIQDIHLSNSSEQELSPSGNKAYVYIFSVVALFLLLIACINYMNLATARSAKRAREVGLRKVVGADRYQIIKQFLGESILITLLALILALAMTELSIPLFNKLTDKQFTLSSFLNLNFILTLLGILLFVGLAAGSYPAFFLSGFRPVEVLKSDKSPRSGNSWLRRTLVVLQFTISLVLIIGTAVVYSQLQFLKNKSLGFDKEKVLAINLPVGDTTVARHLSVVMEQVKQHPNVKGVAQTGNIPGEELGRLLVLAEDNEGQEIDKTMNVMFVEPGFLELLGIQLKEGRAFDRGIPSDEKGAVMLNAAAVKWLGYDKPLGKRIKLIDYDAKVIGVTEDFNYASLHSPVDPLILVPLKHSNGYMVTKIQGQDMRKTVAFIERKWREFAPKHPIESFFLDDFFDQQYRAEEKMLAIFGYFAVLTILIACLGLFGLASFTAEQRTKEIGIRKVLGSTVWEIVLLLSKDFAVLVLVAIALALPLAWLGMQYWLQDFAYQVHMSTWLFVIAALGALSIALTTVGVQAARAALLNPIQALRSE, from the coding sequence ATGCTCAAAAACTACTTTAAGATAGCTTGGCGCAACCTGCTTAGAAATCCGGCCTACTCCGCCATCAACATTGTGGGGCTGGCCACGGGGATTTCTGCGTGCCTGCTTATTTTCCTGTTTGTGCAGCATGAGCTCACCTATGACCGCGAGATTCCCAATTCAGAGAACATCTACCGCATTGTCAGCAACATCAACTTCCAAGGCAAGAACGATCACTTCGGACTTTCTCCCATGCCGCTCTCTGAGCACATGCAGCGGGAAATCCCGGAAGTAAAACAGAGTGCCCGCCTGGGCGCCATTGACAAGCAGACCATTTGGGTGGGCCAGCAGCCGTTTTTAGAGGATCACCTGGTATTTGCAGACAGCACGTTCTTTGAGGTGATTCCCTACACGTTTCTGGCCGGTGACCCTAAGACTGCCCTAGATGCGCCCCGATCCATTGTGCTTTCTGAAGAGTTGGCCACCAAGTTCTTTGGCAGCGCAGACAACGCGCTAGGCCAACTTTTGACCTTTACGCGCTACACGTTTAAGGTGACAGGCGTGGTCAAATCCTACAAGCACTCGCATTTGGCCGTCAATGCGTTTCTGTCCCAGAGCACTCGTGAAGAGGCCATCAGGCTGGGCAAGGACCCAGGCGGCGCGGCCTTCGCCGAGAGTCGTTGGCTGGCCATCTCGTTTTACACTTATTTCACGCTGCACAACCCAGAGGCCATGCCTGCCTTTGAGCAGAAACTGGCGCAGCTGGTTAAAAACACCGTAGAGCCCTGGATTAGAGAACAGCAGCTGAGCGCCACCGTCCGGTTTGAGGTGCAACCCATCCAAGACATCCACTTGAGTAATTCCTCTGAGCAAGAATTGTCGCCATCGGGCAATAAGGCCTACGTCTACATTTTTAGCGTGGTGGCGCTGTTTCTACTCTTGATTGCCTGCATCAATTACATGAACTTGGCCACCGCCCGGTCTGCCAAGCGCGCCCGCGAGGTGGGCCTGCGCAAGGTGGTGGGCGCCGACCGCTACCAGATCATCAAGCAGTTCCTGGGCGAATCCATCCTCATCACTTTGCTGGCCTTGATTTTGGCGCTGGCCATGACTGAACTCTCCATTCCGCTGTTCAATAAACTCACTGACAAGCAATTCACGCTCTCGTCTTTCCTAAACCTGAACTTCATCCTCACGCTGCTGGGCATTCTCTTGTTTGTGGGCTTGGCGGCGGGCAGCTATCCGGCCTTTTTCCTGTCGGGGTTTAGGCCCGTGGAAGTGCTTAAATCTGACAAGAGCCCGCGCAGCGGAAATTCATGGCTGCGCAGGACGCTGGTGGTTTTGCAGTTCACCATTTCTCTGGTGTTGATTATTGGCACCGCCGTGGTATACAGCCAGTTGCAGTTCCTGAAAAACAAAAGCCTGGGCTTTGACAAGGAGAAGGTCCTGGCCATAAATCTGCCTGTAGGTGACACCACCGTAGCCCGGCACCTGTCTGTGGTCATGGAACAGGTAAAGCAGCACCCCAACGTCAAAGGCGTGGCCCAGACTGGCAACATACCCGGTGAGGAACTGGGCCGACTGCTGGTGCTGGCAGAGGACAACGAAGGCCAGGAAATTGACAAGACCATGAACGTCATGTTTGTGGAACCGGGTTTCCTGGAGCTCTTAGGCATACAGTTGAAGGAAGGACGCGCGTTTGACCGAGGCATTCCCTCAGATGAGAAGGGAGCCGTCATGTTGAATGCCGCCGCTGTTAAATGGTTGGGCTATGACAAACCCCTGGGCAAGCGCATCAAGCTCATTGACTATGACGCCAAGGTGATTGGCGTGACAGAAGATTTCAACTATGCCTCTTTGCACAGCCCCGTGGATCCGCTCATTTTGGTACCGCTCAAGCATTCCAACGGGTACATGGTCACCAAGATACAAGGACAGGACATGCGGAAGACGGTGGCCTTTATTGAACGCAAATGGCGGGAGTTTGCTCCCAAGCACCCCATAGAGTCTTTTTTCCTGGATGATTTCTTTGACCAGCAGTACCGGGCCGAGGAGAAGATGCTGGCCATCTTCGGGTATTTTGCGGTGCTTACCATCTTGATTGCCTGCCTGGGACTCTTTGGGCTGGCCTCCTTCACGGCGGAGCAGCGCACCAAAGAGATAGGGATCCGCAAGGTGCTGGGCTCTACCGTCTGGGAAATTGTGCTGCTGCTCTCCAAAGACTTTGCGGTGCTGGTGCTGGTGGCCATTGCTCTGGCGCTGCCGCTGGCCTGGCTGGGGATGCAGTACTGGCTTCAGGATTTTGCCTACCAGGTGCACATGAGCACCTGGCTGTTCGTCATCGCCGCGTTAGGGGCCTTGAGCATTGCCCTAACCACGGTGGGCGTACAAGCCGCCCGCGCCGCGCTGCTCAATCCCATCCAGGCGCTCAGAAGCGAATAA
- a CDS encoding DUF4249 domain-containing protein has protein sequence MEQEIEVKLPVLPTELVVECYLEEGKPIRLALSESAGYFEGAQPVIINNAKVTITKNGSQVIPLAFKVVVDNKNEKITNYQSSHVIQSQPGDVYTLTITDPAGRRVTGSTTVLPPAPLDSVGYKFNDKPEESQEAYLYIRWQDDATRENFYRLLTHKNDSTGVDSEMDAEINDRLRNGQKIIYTTTYRFDRGDTLNIKLFHLDRAYYDFISSVEDARRSNGNPFAQPVTIKSTVAGGFGVFTHLNYNTRELIIK, from the coding sequence ATGGAGCAGGAGATTGAGGTGAAACTACCAGTGCTTCCTACTGAGCTGGTAGTAGAATGCTATCTGGAGGAAGGCAAACCCATCAGACTAGCCTTGTCAGAATCTGCAGGGTATTTTGAGGGCGCTCAGCCGGTCATCATCAACAATGCAAAGGTGACCATCACTAAAAACGGGTCTCAGGTAATTCCCTTGGCGTTTAAAGTGGTGGTGGACAACAAGAACGAGAAAATCACCAATTATCAAAGCAGCCACGTCATCCAAAGCCAACCCGGCGATGTCTACACCCTCACCATCACCGATCCTGCGGGCCGCCGCGTGACGGGCTCTACCACGGTATTGCCACCTGCCCCTCTGGACAGTGTAGGTTACAAATTCAATGATAAGCCCGAAGAAAGCCAGGAAGCCTACCTCTACATTAGGTGGCAAGACGATGCCACCCGCGAGAACTTTTACCGCCTCCTTACCCATAAAAACGACTCTACCGGAGTAGACAGTGAAATGGACGCCGAGATCAATGACCGCCTGCGCAACGGCCAGAAAATCATCTACACCACCACTTATCGCTTTGACCGAGGTGACACGCTTAACATCAAGCTCTTCCATCTAGATCGGGCGTATTATGACTTTATCAGCAGCGTAGAGGACGCGCGCCGCTCCAATGGAAATCCGTTCGCGCAGCCAGTCACCATCAAGTCTACCGTGGCCGGCGGTTTTGGCGTCTTCACGCACTTGAACTACAACACCCGGGAGCTGATTATCAAGTAG
- the trxA gene encoding thioredoxin has protein sequence MAKKSFSELINSPGMPVLVDFYADWCGPCKTMAPILQQVAQQYQGKIKVIKIDVDKNQAVAQQYRVQGIPTLILFHQGKSLWRQSGVVPAPQLSQIVQQHLP, from the coding sequence ATGGCCAAGAAATCATTCAGTGAACTCATCAACAGCCCCGGCATGCCCGTATTGGTAGACTTCTACGCCGATTGGTGCGGCCCCTGCAAAACCATGGCGCCCATCCTGCAACAAGTGGCCCAGCAATACCAAGGCAAGATCAAGGTAATCAAGATTGACGTGGACAAAAACCAAGCCGTGGCCCAACAATACCGCGTCCAAGGCATCCCTACGCTCATACTATTCCACCAAGGTAAATCCCTCTGGCGTCAATCAGGCGTCGTGCCCGCCCCACAACTAAGCCAAATTGTTCAACAGCATCTGCCGTAA
- a CDS encoding TonB-dependent receptor has translation MPVALRFLLSLLLFLCLSSSLAAQDKVTLSGTLRDASTGEPLIGANVGILGTASGVITNTNGFYSLTTVPGSYRIQFSYLGYQSQINELSLTSDVKLNLELTALNTELKEVVVEGERNTFQDRLTRPQMSVETLSSREAKLLPALFGEVDIIKTLQLKPGIQSGGEGTSGLFVRGGSNDQNLVLLEDALVYNPSHLFGFFSVFNPDAVRNVELYKGGFPAQFGGRLSSVLDVKMRDGNRKDYDVSGGLGLIASRLTVEGPIQKEKSSFLVSTRRTYVDVFTRMINKSQEDDPDWSPIPDYYFYDFNAKATFELGPSDRLFVNGYYGKDFFKFNDADFDFNFNWGNRVASARWAHQFSPRFFVNSTFSTSNYEYEIANKLDIFSFNLTSNITDYTLKTDFEYLPNDHHHVRFGASATEHQFTVGRLQASSDDGSVNVQAGNNYNGQEFGLYASDDWGLTPLLTVSYGVRVSGFRNDKTFVGLEPRASVNYRFTETLSLKANYTRMYQYVHLVSNSGASLPTDIWYPSSPGVKPQRSDQVALGVTKIYKEKYLLSTEAYYKDMKRQLDLKDGAQIFGNAELEEEFVFGTGESYGQEFYVEKKEGKTTGWIGYTLSWTNRTFPDINNGKKFPTRFDRRHDLSVVAIHELNKRISATATFVYGTGNAYSLPVQRFVFQDVNGEDYTVIPVYTERNSFRLAAYHRLDLGVVYKLRPKRGTSDLTFSVYNAYNRRNPYFVYFETIKDEETEQITGFVAKQVSLFPVIPSITYNFKF, from the coding sequence ATGCCTGTTGCCCTGCGCTTTCTGCTCTCCCTCCTGCTTTTTCTTTGTCTGAGTTCCTCACTTGCGGCGCAGGACAAGGTTACCCTGAGCGGCACCCTGCGAGACGCCAGCACCGGCGAGCCCCTGATTGGCGCCAACGTGGGCATACTTGGTACGGCTTCGGGCGTGATTACCAACACCAACGGCTTCTACAGCCTCACCACCGTTCCTGGCAGTTACCGCATCCAGTTCTCTTATTTGGGCTACCAAAGCCAAATAAATGAGTTGTCCTTAACCAGTGATGTGAAGCTGAACCTTGAGTTGACGGCCTTAAACACAGAACTCAAAGAAGTGGTAGTGGAAGGCGAGCGCAACACGTTCCAGGACCGGCTCACCCGGCCCCAGATGAGTGTAGAAACGCTGTCTAGTAGAGAGGCCAAGCTACTGCCGGCTTTGTTTGGCGAAGTAGACATCATCAAGACCCTGCAATTGAAACCTGGCATCCAGTCGGGCGGCGAAGGGACCAGCGGTCTGTTTGTGCGAGGCGGCAGCAACGACCAGAACCTGGTCTTGTTGGAAGACGCCTTGGTCTATAACCCCAGTCACTTGTTCGGGTTTTTCTCTGTGTTCAACCCAGACGCAGTGCGCAACGTGGAGCTGTACAAAGGCGGATTTCCGGCGCAGTTTGGCGGTAGGTTATCCTCAGTACTGGACGTGAAGATGCGCGATGGCAACCGCAAGGACTATGACGTCTCGGGTGGTCTTGGCTTGATTGCGTCTAGGTTAACCGTAGAAGGCCCTATTCAAAAGGAGAAATCCTCTTTTCTGGTGTCGACGCGCCGCACCTACGTGGACGTGTTCACGCGCATGATCAACAAATCACAGGAAGACGACCCCGACTGGAGCCCCATCCCGGATTATTACTTCTACGACTTCAACGCCAAGGCCACCTTTGAATTAGGCCCCAGTGACCGCCTGTTTGTGAACGGCTACTACGGCAAGGACTTCTTCAAATTCAACGACGCAGACTTTGACTTCAACTTTAACTGGGGCAACCGGGTGGCCAGTGCCCGGTGGGCCCACCAGTTCTCACCCAGGTTCTTCGTCAACAGCACCTTCTCTACCTCTAACTATGAGTATGAGATTGCCAACAAGCTGGACATCTTCAGTTTTAACCTTACTTCCAACATCACGGACTACACGCTCAAGACAGACTTTGAGTACCTGCCCAATGATCACCATCATGTGCGCTTTGGAGCCTCTGCGACGGAGCATCAATTCACGGTGGGCCGGCTGCAGGCCAGCAGTGATGACGGCTCTGTTAATGTGCAGGCCGGGAACAATTACAACGGGCAGGAGTTTGGCTTGTACGCCTCAGATGACTGGGGGCTCACGCCGCTGTTGACGGTCAGCTATGGGGTACGCGTGTCTGGCTTTAGAAACGACAAGACGTTTGTGGGCCTGGAGCCGCGCGCCTCTGTCAATTACCGCTTTACCGAAACGCTTTCGCTTAAGGCCAACTACACGCGCATGTACCAGTATGTGCACCTGGTGTCCAACTCAGGGGCTTCTTTGCCTACAGACATTTGGTATCCATCCAGCCCTGGCGTGAAACCGCAGCGTTCTGACCAAGTGGCCTTGGGGGTAACAAAAATCTACAAGGAAAAATACTTGCTCAGCACCGAGGCTTATTACAAAGACATGAAACGCCAGCTTGATTTAAAGGACGGGGCCCAGATTTTTGGCAATGCAGAGTTGGAGGAGGAATTTGTCTTTGGTACCGGCGAGAGCTACGGCCAGGAGTTTTACGTGGAGAAGAAAGAAGGCAAAACCACCGGTTGGATTGGCTATACCCTTTCCTGGACTAACCGAACCTTCCCAGACATCAACAACGGCAAGAAATTCCCGACGCGCTTTGACCGAAGACATGACCTGTCAGTGGTGGCCATCCATGAGTTGAACAAGCGCATCAGTGCCACGGCTACGTTTGTGTATGGTACCGGCAACGCCTACTCATTACCCGTGCAGCGCTTCGTTTTTCAGGATGTGAACGGAGAGGATTATACGGTTATACCCGTGTACACAGAACGCAACTCGTTTAGGCTGGCCGCTTATCATAGGCTGGATTTGGGCGTGGTTTATAAACTTAGGCCAAAGCGCGGCACCTCTGACCTGACCTTTAGCGTGTACAACGCCTACAACCGCCGCAACCCGTATTTCGTGTATTTTGAGACCATCAAGGATGAGGAGACGGAGCAGATTACGGGCTTTGTGGCCAAGCAGGTGTCCTTGTTCCCGGTCATTCCGTCCATTACCTATAACTTCAAATTCTAA